A single Salmo trutta chromosome 14, fSalTru1.1, whole genome shotgun sequence DNA region contains:
- the LOC115207514 gene encoding E3 ubiquitin-protein ligase TRIM62 isoform X1, which produces MACCLKDELLCSICLSIYQDPVSFGCEHYFCRKCITEHWSRQEPHGARDCPECRRTFADPLLSPSLKLSNIVERYSAFPLDAILNAQRSSYPCKDHEKVKLFCLSDKSLVCFFCDEPALHEQHQVTTIDEAYEEIQREMKEQLATLQDSEKGHTEALQLLQRLLTETKSSAKGLRATIGEVFEHLQRFLRERQKAMLEELETDTARTLSDIEHKIQRFSQQLRDVKEGIGILQERLNEPGHHDFLEGVALTSERCSAYCLTDHGSAVLPNSHSPKLLIKGKIHETNLTYEDFPTSKYMGPLQYTIWKSLFQDISPVPAALTLDPVTAHQRLILSDDCTIVAYGNLHPQPLQDSPRRFDVEVSVLGAEGFGSGVHYWEVMVSEKTQWMIGVANETVSRKGSIQIQPSRGFYCVVMHDGNQYSACTEPWTRLNVKSKLEKVGVYLDYPKGLLVFYNADDMSWLYTYREKTFPAKLCPYFSPGQSHANGKNVQPLRINTVRL; this is translated from the exons ATGGCTTGCTGTCTGAAGGACGAGCTTTTGTGTTCCATTTGCCTGAGTATCTACCAGGACCCTGTCAGTTTTGGCTGTGAGCACTATTTCTGCCGTAAGTGTATAACTGAGCACTGGAGCAGGCAGGAGCCCCACGGTGCCCGAGACTGTCCTGAGTGTAGGAGGACCTTCGCAgaccctcttctctccccaagCCTCAAGCTGTCCAACATCGTGGAGCGCTACTCAGCCTTCCCGCTGGACGCCATCCTCAACGCGCAGAGGAGCTCCTATCCCTGCAAGGACCATGAGAAGGTCAAGCTCTTCTGCCTTAGCGACAAGAGCCTGGTATGCTTCTTCTGTGACGAGCCAGCCTTACACGAGCAACACCAGGTCACCACTATTGACGAGGCCTACGAGGAGATACAG agggagatgaagGAGCAGCTGGCCACTCTGCAGGACAGTGAGAAGGGACACACAGAGGCCCTGCAGCTACTGCAGAGACTACTCACTGAGACCAAG tCGTCGGCCAAGGGCCTTCGTGCGACCATCGGCGAGGTGTTTGAGCATCTGCAGCGGTTTCTGCGCGAGCGCCAGAAGGCCATGTTGGAGGAGCTGGAGACTGACACGGCGCGCACGCTCTCCGACATCGAGCACAAGATCCAGCGCTTCAGCCAGCAGCTGCGTGACGTCAAGGAGGGCATCGGCATCCTGCAGGAGCGCCTAAACGAGCCGGGACACCATGACTTCCTGGAGGGCGTTGCCCTCACCTCCGAGAGGTGCTCTGCTTACTGTCTGACTGACCATGGATCAGCTGTTCTTCCAAACAGCCACAGTCCTAAACTTTT GATAAAAGGAAAGATACATGAGACCAATTTAACATATGAAGATTTCCCGACCTCCAAGTACATGGGGCCCCTGCAGTACACAATATGGAAGTCTCTATTTCAGGATATTTCACCAG TGCCAGCAGCTTTGACCTTGGACCCCGTCACAGCGCACCAGAGACTCATCCTATCAGATGACTGCACCATCGTAGCCTATGGTAACCTGCACCCCCAGCCGCTGCAGGACTCCCCGCGGCGCTTCGACGTGGAGGTGTCTGTGCTGGGGGCCGAGGGCTTCGGCTCCGGGGTGCACTATTGGGAGGTGATGGTGTCAGAGAAGACACAGTGGATGATCGGCGTGGCCAACGAGACAGTCAGCCGCAAGGGCAGCATCCAGATCCAGCCCAGCCGTGGCTTCTACTGCGTCGTCATGCACGACGGCAACCAGTACAGCGCCTGCACCGAGCCCTGGACCCGCCTCAACGTCAAGAGCAAACTGGAGAAGGTGGGCGTGTACCTGGACTACCCCAAGGGCCTGCTGGTGTTCTACAATGCTGACGACATGTCCTGGCTGTACACCTACAGGGAGAAGACGTTCCCGGCTAAGCTCTGCCCCTACTTTAGCCCCGGGCAGAGCCACGCCAACGGCAAGAATGTCCAGCCGCTGAGAATCAACACCGTGCGTCTATAA
- the LOC115207514 gene encoding E3 ubiquitin-protein ligase TRIM62 isoform X2: protein MACCLKDELLCSICLSIYQDPVSFGCEHYFCRKCITEHWSRQEPHGARDCPECRRTFADPLLSPSLKLSNIVERYSAFPLDAILNAQRSSYPCKDHEKVKLFCLSDKSLVCFFCDEPALHEQHQVTTIDEAYEEIQREMKEQLATLQDSEKGHTEALQLLQRLLTETKSSAKGLRATIGEVFEHLQRFLRERQKAMLEELETDTARTLSDIEHKIQRFSQQLRDVKEGIGILQERLNEPGHHDFLEGVALTSERIKGKIHETNLTYEDFPTSKYMGPLQYTIWKSLFQDISPVPAALTLDPVTAHQRLILSDDCTIVAYGNLHPQPLQDSPRRFDVEVSVLGAEGFGSGVHYWEVMVSEKTQWMIGVANETVSRKGSIQIQPSRGFYCVVMHDGNQYSACTEPWTRLNVKSKLEKVGVYLDYPKGLLVFYNADDMSWLYTYREKTFPAKLCPYFSPGQSHANGKNVQPLRINTVRL, encoded by the exons ATGGCTTGCTGTCTGAAGGACGAGCTTTTGTGTTCCATTTGCCTGAGTATCTACCAGGACCCTGTCAGTTTTGGCTGTGAGCACTATTTCTGCCGTAAGTGTATAACTGAGCACTGGAGCAGGCAGGAGCCCCACGGTGCCCGAGACTGTCCTGAGTGTAGGAGGACCTTCGCAgaccctcttctctccccaagCCTCAAGCTGTCCAACATCGTGGAGCGCTACTCAGCCTTCCCGCTGGACGCCATCCTCAACGCGCAGAGGAGCTCCTATCCCTGCAAGGACCATGAGAAGGTCAAGCTCTTCTGCCTTAGCGACAAGAGCCTGGTATGCTTCTTCTGTGACGAGCCAGCCTTACACGAGCAACACCAGGTCACCACTATTGACGAGGCCTACGAGGAGATACAG agggagatgaagGAGCAGCTGGCCACTCTGCAGGACAGTGAGAAGGGACACACAGAGGCCCTGCAGCTACTGCAGAGACTACTCACTGAGACCAAG tCGTCGGCCAAGGGCCTTCGTGCGACCATCGGCGAGGTGTTTGAGCATCTGCAGCGGTTTCTGCGCGAGCGCCAGAAGGCCATGTTGGAGGAGCTGGAGACTGACACGGCGCGCACGCTCTCCGACATCGAGCACAAGATCCAGCGCTTCAGCCAGCAGCTGCGTGACGTCAAGGAGGGCATCGGCATCCTGCAGGAGCGCCTAAACGAGCCGGGACACCATGACTTCCTGGAGGGCGTTGCCCTCACCTCCGAGAG GATAAAAGGAAAGATACATGAGACCAATTTAACATATGAAGATTTCCCGACCTCCAAGTACATGGGGCCCCTGCAGTACACAATATGGAAGTCTCTATTTCAGGATATTTCACCAG TGCCAGCAGCTTTGACCTTGGACCCCGTCACAGCGCACCAGAGACTCATCCTATCAGATGACTGCACCATCGTAGCCTATGGTAACCTGCACCCCCAGCCGCTGCAGGACTCCCCGCGGCGCTTCGACGTGGAGGTGTCTGTGCTGGGGGCCGAGGGCTTCGGCTCCGGGGTGCACTATTGGGAGGTGATGGTGTCAGAGAAGACACAGTGGATGATCGGCGTGGCCAACGAGACAGTCAGCCGCAAGGGCAGCATCCAGATCCAGCCCAGCCGTGGCTTCTACTGCGTCGTCATGCACGACGGCAACCAGTACAGCGCCTGCACCGAGCCCTGGACCCGCCTCAACGTCAAGAGCAAACTGGAGAAGGTGGGCGTGTACCTGGACTACCCCAAGGGCCTGCTGGTGTTCTACAATGCTGACGACATGTCCTGGCTGTACACCTACAGGGAGAAGACGTTCCCGGCTAAGCTCTGCCCCTACTTTAGCCCCGGGCAGAGCCACGCCAACGGCAAGAATGTCCAGCCGCTGAGAATCAACACCGTGCGTCTATAA